In Vigna angularis cultivar LongXiaoDou No.4 chromosome 8, ASM1680809v1, whole genome shotgun sequence, one DNA window encodes the following:
- the LOC108344680 gene encoding uncharacterized protein LOC108344680 isoform X2 has protein sequence MEEEHQYSESSEELQTQKPDGEDQQLQHQYQLPGAEEKLVLQFMDSVHNYLSLFDKVSSTLRQGWFDLASARHSMGAARINSSLLDLKFHSAATTLKITNYDGTQPCFILRKWASSAEKGIHELEDENIQPQDSSVKSCDNADNQKERSKSLSVFGVLISPKVRASQLLFEEALETLVEIANMQSSLLYSFHQLQKVEDNKE, from the exons ATGGAAGAAGAGCATCAATATTCTGAAAGTAGTGAAGAACTACAGACCCAGAAACCGGATGGAGAAGATCAACAATTGCAGCATCAATACCAACTACCTGGAGCTGAAGAGAAACTAGTATTGCAATTTATGGATTCAGTGCATAACTACCTATCTCTCTTTGATAAAGTGTCCTCCACACTTCGGCAG GGATGGTTTGACTTAGCAAGTGCTCGACATTCCATGGGTGCTGCTCGCATTAATAGTTCTTTGTTGGACCTGAAATTCCATTCAGCTGCTACAACATTGAAGATAACCAACTATGATG GTACACAACCATGCTTCATATTGCGTAAATGGGCATCCTCTGCAGAAAAGGGTATTCATGAGTTAGAGGATGAGAATATCCAGCCACAAGATAGTAGTGTGAAATCTTGCG ATAATGCTGAC AATCAAAAGGAGCGATCCAAGTCCCTATCAGTTTTTGGAGTTTTAATTTCCCCAAAGGTTCGAGCCTCCCAGCTGTTATTTGAGGAAG CACTAGAGACACTTGTAGAAATAGCTAATATGCAATCGTCATTGTTATATTCTTTTCACCAACTTCAGAAGGTGGAAGATAACAAAGAATGA
- the LOC108344680 gene encoding uncharacterized protein LOC108344680 isoform X3 produces the protein MEEEHQYSESSEELQTQKPDGEDQQLQHQYQLPGAEEKLVLQFMDSVHNYLSLFDKVSSTLRQGWFDLASARHSMGAARINSSLLDLKFHSAATTLKITNYDGTQPCFILRKWASSAEKGIHELEDENIQPQDSSVKSCALETLVEIANMQSSLLYSFHQLQKVEDNKE, from the exons ATGGAAGAAGAGCATCAATATTCTGAAAGTAGTGAAGAACTACAGACCCAGAAACCGGATGGAGAAGATCAACAATTGCAGCATCAATACCAACTACCTGGAGCTGAAGAGAAACTAGTATTGCAATTTATGGATTCAGTGCATAACTACCTATCTCTCTTTGATAAAGTGTCCTCCACACTTCGGCAG GGATGGTTTGACTTAGCAAGTGCTCGACATTCCATGGGTGCTGCTCGCATTAATAGTTCTTTGTTGGACCTGAAATTCCATTCAGCTGCTACAACATTGAAGATAACCAACTATGATG GTACACAACCATGCTTCATATTGCGTAAATGGGCATCCTCTGCAGAAAAGGGTATTCATGAGTTAGAGGATGAGAATATCCAGCCACAAGATAGTAGTGTGAAATCTTGCG CACTAGAGACACTTGTAGAAATAGCTAATATGCAATCGTCATTGTTATATTCTTTTCACCAACTTCAGAAGGTGGAAGATAACAAAGAATGA
- the LOC108344680 gene encoding uncharacterized protein LOC108344680 isoform X1, which yields MEEEHQYSESSEELQTQKPDGEDQQLQHQYQLPGAEEKLVLQFMDSVHNYLSLFDKVSSTLRQGWFDLASARHSMGAARINSSLLDLKFHSAATTLKITNYDGTQPCFILRKWASSAEKGIHELEDENIQPQDSSVKSCGLADNADNQKERSKSLSVFGVLISPKVRASQLLFEEALETLVEIANMQSSLLYSFHQLQKVEDNKE from the exons ATGGAAGAAGAGCATCAATATTCTGAAAGTAGTGAAGAACTACAGACCCAGAAACCGGATGGAGAAGATCAACAATTGCAGCATCAATACCAACTACCTGGAGCTGAAGAGAAACTAGTATTGCAATTTATGGATTCAGTGCATAACTACCTATCTCTCTTTGATAAAGTGTCCTCCACACTTCGGCAG GGATGGTTTGACTTAGCAAGTGCTCGACATTCCATGGGTGCTGCTCGCATTAATAGTTCTTTGTTGGACCTGAAATTCCATTCAGCTGCTACAACATTGAAGATAACCAACTATGATG GTACACAACCATGCTTCATATTGCGTAAATGGGCATCCTCTGCAGAAAAGGGTATTCATGAGTTAGAGGATGAGAATATCCAGCCACAAGATAGTAGTGTGAAATCTTGCG GACTTGCAGATAATGCTGAC AATCAAAAGGAGCGATCCAAGTCCCTATCAGTTTTTGGAGTTTTAATTTCCCCAAAGGTTCGAGCCTCCCAGCTGTTATTTGAGGAAG CACTAGAGACACTTGTAGAAATAGCTAATATGCAATCGTCATTGTTATATTCTTTTCACCAACTTCAGAAGGTGGAAGATAACAAAGAATGA
- the LOC108344916 gene encoding septum site-determining protein minD homolog, chloroplastic — MPPLHILPGATLFPNPLLRHPSKTLIPKPRPPSALLQWNRKPELSGTTPRVTVITSGKGGVGKTTTTANIGLSLARFGFSVVAIDADVGLRNLDLLLGLENRVNYTVIEVLNGDCRLDQALVRDKRWSNFELLCISKPRSKLPLGFGGKALTWLVDALKARPGGSPDFILIDCPAGIDAGFITAITPANEAVLITTPDITSLRDADRVTGLLECDGIRDIKMVVNRVRTDMIKGEDMMSVLDVQEMLGLPLLGVIPEDSEVIRSTNRGYPLVLNKPPTLAGLAFEQAAWRLVEQDSMQAVVVEEQPKRGFFSFFGG, encoded by the coding sequence ATGCCACCACTCCACATTCTCCCCGGCGCCACCCTCTTCCCCAACCCCCTCCTCCGCCACCCGTCCAAAACCCTAATCCCCAAACCCCGCCCCCCCTCCGCCCTCCTCCAGTGGAACCGTAAGCCTGAGCTCTCGGGCACCACCCCGCGCGTCACCGTCATCACCTCAGGCAAGGGCGGTGTGGGAAAGACCACCACCACGGCTAACATTGGCCTCTCCCTAGCCCGCTTCGGCTTCTCCGTGGTGGCCATTGACGCCGACGTGGGCCTCCGCAACCTCGACCTACTCCTCGGCCTCGAGAATCGCGTCAACTACACCGTCATCGAGGTTCTCAACGGCGACTGTCGCTTAGACCAAGCCCTAGTTCGCGACAAGCGCTGGTCCAATTTCGAACTCCTCTGTATCTCCAAGCCCCGCTCCAAGCTACCCCTCGGCTTCGGCGGCAAGGCCCTCACGTGGCTCGTTGACGCGCTCAAGGCGCGTCCAGGCGGCTCCCCCGACTTCATCCTCATCGATTGCCCCGCCGGCATAGACGCCGGCTTCATCACCGCCATCACGCCCGCCAACGAGGCTGTCCTCATCACCACGCCCGACATCACGAGCCTCCGCGACGCCGACCGCGTCACCGGCCTCCTCGAGTGCGATGGCATCAGGGACATCAAGATGGTTGTGAACCGGGTTCGCACCGATATGATTAAGGGCGAGGACATGATGTCGGTGTTGGATGTGCAAGAGATGCTGGGGTTGCCTCTTCTTGGGGTTATACCTGAGGACAGTGAGGTTATCAGGAGCACCAATAGAGGATACCCTCTTGTGCTCAACAAGCCTCCAACTTTGGCTGGCTTGGCCTTTGAGCAAGCAGCGTGGAGGCTCGTGGAGCAGGATAGCATGCAGGCCGTGGTGGTGGAGGAGCAACCTAAACGTGGGTTCTTCTCCTTTTTTGGTGGGTAg